From bacterium, one genomic window encodes:
- a CDS encoding DNA methyltransferase, translating into MRLSWNEIRDRALKFSGNWKDVSSEDGEAQTFWNEFFEIFGIRRRTVASFEEPVRTIKGKYHFIDLFWKGVLLVEHKSKGKDLSKASSQAFSYIQDLVNEGRENDIPRFVVISDFSRFVIYDLESDPSLLPSKKVPIELSESPATFGSQEFQLKDLNKNIRSFAFLRGEKPVKRNPEDPANIEAAEIMGKLHKALESGGFEGHDLERFLVRILFCLFAEDSLVFEPNLFSQFILNHTREDGSDLGSQLNRLFEILNTPETTRQKSLDEDLASFPYVNGDLFKERLAFADFNKQMRDALISCAKFNWSRISPAVFGSMFQSIMEKAERRGQGAHYTSEADILKIVRPLFLDDLYIEFNTIKNDRSSRRQGRFEDFRKKLSGLKFLDPACGCGNFLVITYRELRLLELEVLKEAFAGQMDQMVLSSEDVYRLSRVNVDQMFGIELSEWPARIAEVALWLTDHQMNQEVSNAFHQLYIRIPLKQSPHIKCANALNFDWTELLPNTECSFILGNPPFVGKKARDKNQQNDMEKVFGKGDGSGVLDYVCCWYRKAAEYIHNTKIGVGFVSTNSISQGEQPGILWPTLFGKYGLKIWFGYRTFPWESEAKGKANVHVVIIGFGAFERKPKYIFELLDEKEGFLRTEVSNISPYISEGPDTAIEERKTPISPNIPEMYFGNMPNDDGNFLLTNDEKDDLIKKEPKAKKVIRPFLSSKEFLRNIPRWCIWLKDIEPNLINDLKEIKNRIELVKKYRSESDREATRKLAAYPSLFGEIRQPKTSFVLVPRHSSENRRYIPMSYFGPENIVADSCLFLPEATYFHFGILNSTMHMAWVRQICGRLESRYRYSVGLVYNNFPWPENPNERQQEKVEEAAKAVLAARQSHPTSNLADLYDPLSMPSNLNKAHAELDREVEKCYRKEPFESDRKRFEFLFDLYLKARSPLVSEPIAGKIVSRKRKKQH; encoded by the coding sequence GGCGTTCTATTAGTCGAACACAAATCAAAAGGCAAAGACTTAAGCAAGGCGTCATCCCAGGCCTTTTCCTATATCCAAGACCTGGTTAATGAAGGCCGTGAAAATGATATCCCTCGCTTCGTAGTCATATCCGATTTCTCACGATTTGTTATCTACGACTTAGAAAGCGACCCTTCCCTTCTCCCTTCCAAAAAAGTTCCAATAGAACTATCCGAAAGCCCAGCTACTTTTGGGTCTCAAGAATTTCAGCTAAAGGATTTAAATAAGAACATTCGTTCTTTTGCCTTTTTGCGAGGTGAAAAGCCAGTCAAAAGGAACCCGGAAGATCCAGCCAATATTGAAGCAGCTGAAATCATGGGGAAACTTCATAAGGCGCTAGAAAGCGGTGGGTTCGAAGGTCATGACCTGGAAAGGTTCCTGGTTCGTATTTTGTTTTGCCTGTTCGCAGAAGATTCTCTTGTATTTGAGCCTAATTTATTCTCCCAATTCATCCTCAATCATACCCGTGAAGACGGGTCCGATCTTGGTTCACAACTTAACCGACTTTTCGAAATATTAAATACTCCGGAGACTACTCGTCAAAAATCATTGGATGAAGATTTGGCATCTTTTCCATATGTAAATGGCGACCTGTTTAAAGAAAGATTAGCCTTTGCCGATTTCAATAAACAAATGAGGGATGCTTTAATTTCTTGCGCGAAATTCAATTGGAGTCGTATTTCTCCGGCCGTTTTCGGCTCCATGTTTCAATCGATTATGGAAAAAGCAGAGAGACGTGGTCAGGGAGCGCACTATACAAGCGAAGCAGACATTTTAAAAATTGTTCGCCCTTTGTTCTTGGATGATCTTTACATCGAATTTAATACGATTAAAAACGACCGTTCTTCCAGACGCCAAGGCCGCTTTGAAGATTTCCGAAAGAAGTTATCCGGGTTGAAGTTTTTAGACCCGGCTTGTGGCTGCGGAAACTTTTTGGTTATTACGTATCGTGAGTTAAGACTTTTAGAATTGGAAGTTCTTAAAGAAGCTTTTGCCGGGCAAATGGATCAAATGGTATTGAGTTCTGAGGATGTTTATAGGCTTTCGCGAGTAAATGTTGATCAAATGTTCGGCATTGAACTTTCAGAATGGCCAGCACGCATTGCAGAAGTCGCCCTTTGGCTTACAGATCACCAAATGAATCAAGAAGTTTCGAATGCTTTTCATCAGTTATATATTCGAATTCCTTTAAAACAATCTCCCCATATCAAATGTGCAAACGCTCTTAATTTCGATTGGACTGAATTACTGCCAAACACAGAATGTAGCTTTATTTTAGGAAATCCTCCTTTTGTTGGCAAAAAGGCCAGAGACAAAAATCAACAAAACGACATGGAAAAGGTATTTGGAAAAGGCGATGGTTCAGGTGTTCTAGATTATGTTTGTTGCTGGTACCGGAAGGCCGCCGAATACATACACAATACAAAAATAGGAGTTGGTTTCGTTTCTACCAATTCGATATCCCAAGGAGAACAACCAGGAATCCTTTGGCCTACTTTATTTGGAAAATATGGTCTTAAAATTTGGTTTGGCTACCGCACTTTCCCGTGGGAAAGCGAGGCAAAAGGAAAAGCAAATGTTCATGTTGTAATCATTGGTTTCGGTGCTTTCGAGAGGAAACCCAAATACATTTTTGAGTTGTTGGATGAAAAAGAAGGATTCCTTCGTACCGAAGTTAGCAATATCAGCCCATATATTTCCGAAGGGCCTGACACAGCCATAGAAGAAAGAAAGACTCCTATAAGCCCAAATATCCCCGAGATGTATTTCGGTAACATGCCTAATGACGATGGAAACTTCCTTTTAACCAATGATGAAAAAGATGATTTAATAAAAAAGGAACCAAAAGCAAAAAAGGTTATTCGCCCATTTTTAAGCTCGAAAGAATTTCTCAGGAATATCCCCAGATGGTGCATTTGGCTTAAAGATATCGAACCAAACCTAATAAACGATTTAAAAGAGATTAAAAACAGAATTGAACTAGTAAAAAAGTATAGATCGGAGAGCGACCGAGAAGCGACTCGAAAGCTCGCTGCTTACCCGTCATTGTTTGGAGAAATTCGACAACCAAAAACATCTTTCGTTCTTGTTCCGAGGCATAGTTCCGAAAATCGCAGATATATCCCAATGTCCTATTTTGGGCCAGAAAATATTGTTGCTGATAGTTGTCTTTTTCTTCCTGAAGCCACTTACTTTCACTTTGGAATATTGAATTCAACAATGCACATGGCATGGGTAAGACAAATTTGCGGGAGATTAGAAAGTCGATACAGGTACTCTGTTGGTTTGGTTTATAACAACTTCCCTTGGCCAGAGAATCCCAATGAGAGGCAACAAGAGAAAGTTGAAGAAGCTGCGAAGGCTGTCCTTGCTGCAAGACAATCACATCCAACTTCTAATTTGGCCGATCTTTATGACCCATTAAGTATGCCATCCAATTTGAATAAAGCTCATGCCGAGTTAGATAGAGAAGTAGAAAAATGTTATAGAAAGGAACCTTTTGAAAGCGACCGAAAGAGGTTCGAGTTTCTTTTTGATTTGTACCTCAAAGCCCGGAGCCCATTGGTCTCGGAACCAATCGCAGGGAAAATAGTTTCAAGAAAACGAAAAAAACAACATTGA
- a CDS encoding TraM recognition domain-containing protein, producing MSNDSKLSFNQIIWMVLTPPLFFLVIDLLRYLAGFDGSSSFIGNIPLNVIRPPMFLFLLSCLPYPTAFYFRHSDKIFFITKVAISLSVAIDLLEYVAPEYGLPYWVGLSLLTILGTWGLVWKADVGRKPDAGPYPLTVDKAGRKGFPTDSLHMNVQIVGGTGTGKTHFVIKPFIEQTIHQGLGCFVFDVKGNLRRDVAYYLKTSSYSGRKGLLYFDVDDPRGSDTYNPLYGSNPDAIANRVFTALYYDNTRTEPYYVELGKAFLHNLVGLLKKEIKTLTFLDLLLATEETDTFRTIHWFCAKHPDTPYARYFRNQWLTKPGKQRQEELSGLVTKLQRFCNSEWAHLLNVRDPNIRMEDVVKNDRIFLFSPNAAKYPDDAKPLSILAMMDLSEQVADRYRNRPEKPFRVFLDEFYNLAYPRFIDFINKCREAKVNLFLAHQSLGDLSGISQEFLEQVMNTARNKIVLGVDDPATAEHFARQFGTELDQDYQVESFKSDGTMAGYSKPKVEKFRFHPNLIKALRPGAAIVKVVGTAGVHIFEASLRPASPVPETYEPGASHFRRSGGLVNESSLEEVMKPKPWDKPQERKDGGMGDENAA from the coding sequence ATGTCAAACGACTCGAAGCTGAGCTTCAACCAGATCATTTGGATGGTTCTAACTCCTCCCCTCTTTTTCCTGGTCATTGACCTCCTGCGATATCTCGCGGGGTTCGATGGCTCCTCCAGTTTCATCGGGAATATCCCCCTCAATGTCATCCGGCCCCCGATGTTCCTCTTCCTGCTTTCCTGCCTTCCCTACCCGACCGCCTTCTATTTCCGCCATAGCGACAAAATATTCTTCATCACCAAGGTGGCTATTAGTTTGTCTGTGGCCATTGACCTTCTCGAATACGTCGCCCCTGAGTACGGCCTCCCCTATTGGGTGGGCTTAAGTCTTTTGACCATCCTGGGAACCTGGGGTCTCGTTTGGAAAGCGGATGTCGGGAGAAAACCGGACGCGGGACCTTATCCCCTGACCGTGGACAAGGCGGGCCGGAAAGGATTCCCGACCGACTCCCTCCATATGAACGTCCAGATCGTGGGCGGAACGGGAACCGGCAAGACCCATTTCGTCATCAAACCCTTCATTGAGCAGACCATCCATCAGGGCTTGGGATGCTTCGTCTTTGACGTGAAAGGAAACTTACGTCGGGACGTGGCTTACTACCTGAAGACCTCAAGTTATTCAGGCCGCAAAGGCCTCCTCTACTTTGACGTGGACGATCCACGGGGCTCCGATACCTACAACCCCCTTTACGGTTCCAACCCCGACGCCATCGCCAACCGGGTCTTCACCGCCCTCTATTACGACAATACCCGGACGGAACCCTATTACGTGGAATTGGGCAAGGCTTTCCTGCACAACCTGGTGGGACTCCTGAAGAAGGAGATCAAGACCCTGACCTTCCTGGACCTGCTCCTGGCCACGGAGGAGACGGACACCTTTCGAACCATCCATTGGTTCTGCGCCAAACACCCTGATACCCCCTACGCGAGGTACTTCCGCAACCAATGGCTGACGAAGCCCGGCAAACAGCGCCAGGAAGAGCTGTCGGGCTTGGTGACCAAGCTCCAGCGCTTCTGCAACAGCGAGTGGGCCCATCTCTTGAACGTCCGGGACCCCAACATCCGCATGGAGGACGTCGTGAAGAACGACCGGATCTTCCTCTTCTCCCCCAACGCGGCGAAATACCCCGACGACGCCAAGCCGCTCTCCATCCTGGCCATGATGGACCTCTCCGAACAGGTCGCCGACCGCTACCGGAACCGACCCGAGAAACCCTTCCGGGTCTTCCTGGACGAGTTCTACAACCTGGCCTATCCCCGCTTCATTGACTTCATTAACAAATGCCGTGAAGCGAAAGTGAACCTCTTTTTGGCCCACCAATCCCTGGGGGACTTGAGCGGGATATCCCAGGAGTTCCTGGAGCAGGTCATGAACACGGCCCGGAACAAGATCGTCTTGGGGGTGGACGACCCGGCAACGGCGGAACACTTTGCCCGGCAATTCGGGACCGAACTGGACCAGGACTACCAAGTGGAATCCTTCAAGTCGGACGGGACCATGGCGGGCTATTCCAAACCCAAGGTGGAGAAGTTCCGGTTCCACCCCAACCTCATCAAGGCCTTGCGGCCCGGCGCGGCCATCGTGAAGGTGGTGGGAACGGCGGGGGTCCACATTTTTGAGGCCTCCCTGAGACCGGCTTCCCCCGTCCCGGAGACCTATGAGCCTGGGGCCTCCCATTTCCGCAGGTCGGGGGGCTTGGTGAACGAAAGCTCCCTGGAAGAGGTCATGAAGCCCAAACCCTGGGACAAGCCCCAGGAGAGGAAGGACGGCGGCATGGGGGACGAAAATGCGGCCTGA
- a CDS encoding site-specific integrase, which produces MSKPNVHGLPQHLRKDGKGYFLDYFVKEGGLRRRKRVRLGQIPLAQAKRILAEHTKEIVAGEFLPGDKPQVSFDEAAEAFLAFSMARKKSYKRDTHSVKALKAFFGGRPLISLTPSLVEDYLTERQKKAEAKGKTLKGATLNREIACLKTIARRAVLDRKIEWNPVVGVRMFRETSRNRTLTPEEYRRLLENCSPHYRPVVQVAYVTGMRRGEITGLKWEQVDLKEGVITLKSEDTKTQEAREIPLDEGLIDLFRKVPKVLGSPFVFNFRGHGLKDPKTAFLRACQRASISDFHFHDLRHCAVTNFRKAGVSDSTIMSISGHKTHAVFRRYDRIDRGDRKEALRRVRMLANDTGMTPEGLSKAQGFGG; this is translated from the coding sequence ATGAGCAAACCTAATGTTCATGGACTGCCCCAACACCTCCGCAAGGACGGCAAGGGGTATTTCCTGGATTACTTCGTGAAGGAAGGAGGGTTAAGGAGACGCAAAAGGGTAAGGCTGGGCCAGATACCATTGGCCCAGGCCAAGCGCATCTTGGCGGAGCACACCAAGGAGATCGTCGCGGGGGAATTCCTGCCGGGCGATAAGCCGCAGGTGAGCTTCGACGAGGCGGCGGAAGCCTTCCTGGCCTTTTCAATGGCGAGGAAAAAAAGCTACAAAAGGGACACCCATTCGGTGAAGGCCCTCAAGGCCTTTTTCGGCGGGCGGCCCCTGATAAGCCTGACGCCAAGCTTGGTGGAAGATTACCTGACCGAGCGCCAAAAAAAGGCCGAGGCAAAGGGCAAGACGCTAAAGGGAGCCACCTTGAACCGCGAGATCGCCTGTCTCAAGACCATCGCCCGTAGGGCGGTCTTGGACCGGAAGATCGAATGGAACCCGGTGGTGGGGGTGCGGATGTTCCGGGAGACTTCCCGGAATCGGACGCTGACCCCCGAGGAATACCGGAGGCTCTTGGAGAACTGCTCCCCCCATTACCGGCCCGTCGTGCAGGTGGCTTACGTCACCGGCATGAGACGGGGCGAGATAACGGGGCTCAAATGGGAACAGGTGGACTTGAAGGAAGGTGTCATCACCTTGAAGTCCGAGGACACCAAGACCCAGGAGGCCCGGGAGATACCGCTGGACGAGGGTTTGATCGACCTTTTCCGGAAAGTTCCCAAAGTTTTGGGCAGTCCTTTTGTCTTCAATTTCCGGGGCCACGGGCTAAAGGACCCGAAAACAGCTTTCCTCCGGGCGTGCCAACGTGCTAGTATTTCGGACTTTCATTTCCACGATTTACGGCACTGCGCGGTCACGAACTTCCGGAAAGCCGGGGTCAGTGATTCCACGATCATGTCAATCTCGGGACATAAGACGCACGCGGTCTTCAGAAGATACGACCGCATCGACCGGGGCGACCGAAAGGAAGCCTTGAGGCGGGTCCGGATGTTGGCCAATGACACGGGAATGACACCAGAGGGTCTTTCGAAAGCTCAAGGGTTCGGAGGGTGA
- a CDS encoding DUF6062 family protein: protein MPSFADPDRFLSLFQPDRCPLCFTVRNYAYEHLRSLLDESVTDPVTRDKLFGSKGFCRHHAWMGVHQRQALGMGVIYGSLLDRGLKELSAPPRLFKKKDARPCPLCVSEEERDLSVTKEFALAWDESEELRKAFGEKGILCLPHLTRTLDEKMSTEKRRELAMAGRKALEKLAQELNEFLEKQDYHRSQEALGKEWDAWVRAVRMISGERD, encoded by the coding sequence ATGCCGTCCTTCGCCGATCCGGACCGTTTCCTGTCCCTGTTCCAACCCGACCGTTGCCCCCTTTGCTTCACCGTGCGCAACTATGCCTATGAGCACCTGCGTTCCCTCCTGGATGAATCCGTCACCGATCCCGTCACCCGCGACAAGCTCTTCGGTTCCAAGGGCTTCTGCCGCCACCACGCCTGGATGGGCGTGCACCAGCGCCAGGCCTTGGGGATGGGCGTCATCTACGGGAGCCTGCTGGACCGGGGCTTGAAGGAGCTCTCCGCCCCGCCACGGCTCTTCAAGAAGAAGGACGCGCGGCCTTGTCCACTCTGCGTCTCCGAGGAGGAACGGGACCTGTCCGTCACCAAGGAATTCGCCCTGGCCTGGGACGAGTCGGAGGAGCTGCGCAAGGCCTTTGGCGAAAAGGGCATCCTCTGCCTGCCCCATCTCACCCGCACCCTGGACGAGAAGATGTCCACGGAAAAACGCAGGGAATTGGCGATGGCGGGGCGGAAAGCCCTGGAAAAGCTCGCCCAGGAATTGAATGAATTCCTCGAAAAACAAGACTATCATCGTTCCCAAGAGGCCCTCGGTAAGGAATGGGACGCCTGGGTGAGGGCGGTGCGAATGATCAGCGGCGAGAGGGATTGA
- a CDS encoding DUF1844 domain-containing protein — protein sequence MPEPLNYKDNREWGTTDYYFIDLVVMLASSAKIDLGELVHPYYKDKDLNLPRARMTINMITSLIKKTSGNLNIEEKKVLREVLDDLQKTYVEKTKEKAKAGGPAAVVPMPARPLVPTPPTPKKDVKEWISMVQQELAKKKQNPPNKS from the coding sequence ATGCCGGAACCGTTGAACTACAAAGACAACCGCGAGTGGGGCACCACCGACTACTACTTCATCGACCTGGTGGTCATGCTGGCCTCCTCGGCCAAGATCGACCTGGGCGAATTGGTGCACCCCTATTACAAGGATAAGGATCTCAACCTTCCTCGCGCCCGCATGACCATCAACATGATCACTTCGCTCATCAAGAAGACCTCGGGCAACCTGAACATCGAGGAAAAAAAGGTGCTGAGGGAAGTACTGGACGACCTGCAGAAGACCTACGTGGAGAAGACCAAGGAAAAGGCCAAGGCCGGCGGACCCGCGGCCGTCGTGCCCATGCCCGCCCGGCCCCTGGTGCCCACCCCTCCGACCCCCAAGAAGGACGTCAAGGAATGGATCTCCATGGTCCAACAGGAACTCGCCAAGAAAAAGCAGAACCCACCTAACAAGTCTTAA
- a CDS encoding glycosyltransferase, producing MLILSIYWWSLVAYLLFVAWDNTLLFEKPPALDKGRKKWPFVSILIPARNEELRIEPCLKTLLALDYPRFELIVLDDRSTDGTLALLRKRARKDHRLKVISGTELPPGWKGKPWACQQLAKKAKGEWFFFTDADTWHHPHLMKRSIQMALAKKADVLTLFTRQVTGTWMEALVVPVMAYTLLAFLPARWSLRKDSFFSKFAGVSGQYILIQKKVYRAFGGHERVKNEIVEDLNFGKLIVRGGYKLVYGDGSDLSFCRMYTNAREVWEGFSKNFYSAVAFNPLFFLNAQAALLLDGVAPFVALCLGPDGPLFGPALAMVLVSFGVRALESFRYGFSRGSVLFHPLGCLLFSLIGFNSVFWHLTGRGHWKGRKI from the coding sequence ATGCTCATTCTTTCGATCTATTGGTGGTCCCTGGTCGCCTACCTGCTCTTCGTTGCCTGGGACAACACCCTCCTTTTCGAGAAACCGCCCGCCCTGGACAAGGGACGCAAGAAGTGGCCCTTCGTCTCCATCCTGATCCCCGCCCGCAACGAGGAACTACGGATCGAGCCCTGCCTCAAAACCTTGCTGGCCTTGGATTATCCAAGATTCGAATTGATCGTCCTGGATGATCGCTCCACGGATGGAACCCTGGCGTTGTTGAGGAAGCGGGCCCGGAAAGACCATCGGCTGAAGGTGATTTCAGGAACCGAATTGCCCCCGGGCTGGAAAGGGAAGCCCTGGGCTTGCCAGCAGTTGGCAAAAAAAGCCAAAGGGGAATGGTTCTTCTTCACCGACGCGGACACATGGCATCATCCCCACCTCATGAAGCGGTCCATCCAGATGGCTTTGGCGAAAAAAGCGGATGTGCTGACGCTTTTTACCCGGCAGGTCACGGGGACCTGGATGGAAGCGCTGGTGGTGCCGGTCATGGCCTATACGCTCCTGGCCTTCCTACCCGCCCGGTGGTCGCTGCGCAAGGACAGCTTCTTCTCGAAGTTCGCCGGGGTGAGCGGCCAATACATCCTCATCCAAAAGAAGGTCTACCGCGCTTTCGGCGGGCACGAGCGGGTCAAGAACGAGATCGTGGAGGACTTGAACTTCGGCAAGCTCATCGTGCGGGGCGGCTACAAGCTGGTCTATGGCGACGGGTCCGACCTTTCCTTTTGCCGCATGTACACCAATGCCCGGGAGGTCTGGGAGGGTTTTTCAAAGAATTTCTATTCGGCGGTGGCCTTCAACCCGCTTTTCTTTCTTAACGCCCAGGCGGCCCTGCTCCTGGATGGAGTGGCTCCTTTTGTCGCGCTTTGTTTGGGTCCCGATGGCCCGCTCTTCGGACCGGCGCTGGCCATGGTCCTGGTGTCCTTCGGGGTCCGCGCCCTCGAGAGCTTCCGTTATGGCTTCAGCCGCGGATCGGTGTTGTTCCATCCTTTGGGCTGCCTGCTCTTTTCGCTGATCGGGTTCAATTCGGTTTTCTGGCACCTGACGGGCCGGGGCCATTGGAAGGGAAGAAAGATTTAA
- a CDS encoding peroxiredoxin, translating to MAVQVGQKAPDFQGQAVMPNGEFKDIKLSDYKGKWVVLFFYPLDFTFVCPTEIKAFNEKYEEFGKMKAEVITCSTDSVYSHKAWQEAGLGKLKFPHLADTAHTISRAFGVLIEDKGIALRGTFVIDPDGNLKHATINDTAVGRNVEETIRTLAAFETGKLTGCGWTPGQKTIN from the coding sequence ATGGCGGTTCAAGTAGGACAAAAGGCCCCTGATTTCCAGGGCCAAGCGGTGATGCCGAACGGCGAATTCAAGGACATCAAGTTGTCCGACTACAAGGGCAAATGGGTGGTGTTGTTCTTCTATCCCTTGGACTTCACTTTCGTGTGCCCGACCGAGATCAAGGCGTTCAACGAGAAGTACGAGGAGTTCGGGAAGATGAAGGCGGAGGTCATCACCTGCTCCACCGACAGCGTTTATAGCCACAAGGCCTGGCAGGAAGCGGGCCTGGGCAAGCTGAAGTTCCCCCATTTGGCGGACACCGCCCACACGATCTCCCGCGCCTTCGGCGTGTTGATCGAGGATAAGGGCATCGCCCTGCGCGGCACTTTCGTCATCGATCCGGACGGCAACCTGAAGCACGCCACCATCAATGACACGGCCGTCGGCCGTAACGTGGAGGAGACCATCCGCACCTTGGCGGCCTTCGAGACCGGCAAGTTGACCGGATGCGGCTGGACCCCCGGCCAGAAGACGATCAATTAA
- a CDS encoding transcriptional repressor, whose translation MKPSPAFIQEKLQRFEELCREQGLPLTSQRQVILETLAGRVDHPTADQVFEAVEGRLPGLSRTTVYRVLETLVRLGIVHKASHLGSAARYDPNTERHHHLTCLQCHKVVDLEEDRVRELRLPPASGKGFEVVDYSVHFKGYCPDCAGKRRTKARN comes from the coding sequence ATGAAACCCAGCCCCGCCTTCATCCAGGAAAAACTCCAGCGTTTCGAGGAGCTTTGCCGGGAACAGGGACTTCCCCTGACCAGCCAACGACAGGTCATCCTGGAGACGCTGGCCGGCCGGGTGGACCATCCCACCGCCGACCAGGTCTTCGAAGCGGTCGAAGGGCGCCTGCCCGGCCTTTCCCGCACCACCGTTTACCGGGTCCTGGAGACCCTGGTGCGCTTGGGGATCGTGCACAAGGCCAGCCATCTGGGGTCCGCCGCCCGTTATGACCCGAACACTGAGCGGCATCATCATCTGACCTGCCTGCAATGCCATAAGGTGGTGGATCTGGAGGAGGACCGCGTGCGGGAATTGCGCCTGCCCCCGGCCTCCGGAAAAGGTTTCGAGGTCGTGGATTATTCGGTGCACTTCAAGGGCTACTGCCCCGATTGCGCGGGCAAGCGCAGGACCAAGGCGAGGAACTAA
- a CDS encoding DUF2203 domain-containing protein codes for MANDDLRIKTLTLEEANALLPQVRLTLKSLRELRAAILRAQAQVEIEEMTQSSAPGVLTQEGHAAVAKWMEVLHFNSKRFEEDLSALEESGAHLKDLDTGLVDFYSLRGRELIFLCWKEGEDEVTHWHSLEGGFRGRQSLDPPVF; via the coding sequence ATGGCCAACGACGACCTGCGCATCAAGACCCTGACCCTGGAGGAGGCCAATGCCCTCCTTCCTCAGGTCCGCTTGACCCTCAAGTCCCTCCGGGAACTGCGGGCGGCGATCCTGCGCGCCCAGGCCCAGGTGGAGATCGAGGAGATGACCCAAAGCTCCGCCCCCGGGGTCCTGACCCAGGAGGGCCACGCGGCGGTGGCCAAGTGGATGGAGGTCCTTCACTTCAACTCCAAGCGTTTCGAGGAGGACCTATCGGCCTTGGAGGAAAGCGGCGCCCACCTGAAGGACCTGGACACCGGACTGGTGGATTTCTACAGCCTCCGGGGCCGGGAGCTCATCTTCCTTTGCTGGAAGGAAGGTGAGGACGAGGTGACCCATTGGCACAGCCTGGAGGGCGGCTTCCGGGGCCGGCAGTCCCTCGACCCTCCCGTTTTCTGA